Proteins from one Bradyrhizobium roseum genomic window:
- the paaI gene encoding hydroxyphenylacetyl-CoA thioesterase PaaI — MNKALSPDEIARACADAMWQEDDASQGLGMKIVEVKAGHAVLTMTVQPHMVNGQRIAHGGFIFLLADSTFAFACNSHNQRAVAAQCDITFIRPGKLGDVLVATAREISRSGRSGIYDVRVSAGDAVIAEFRGHSRTIAGTWLAGADNAATEK, encoded by the coding sequence ATGAACAAGGCCCTTTCGCCCGACGAGATCGCCCGCGCCTGCGCGGACGCGATGTGGCAGGAAGACGACGCAAGCCAGGGCCTCGGCATGAAGATTGTCGAGGTGAAGGCTGGCCATGCCGTGCTGACGATGACGGTGCAGCCGCACATGGTCAACGGCCAGCGCATCGCCCATGGCGGCTTCATTTTCCTGCTGGCCGATTCCACCTTCGCCTTTGCCTGCAACTCGCACAACCAGCGCGCGGTGGCCGCGCAGTGCGACATCACCTTCATTCGGCCGGGAAAGCTGGGAGACGTGCTGGTGGCAACCGCGCGGGAAATCTCACGCAGCGGCCGGTCTGGAATCTATGACGTGCGTGTCAGCGCCGGGGATGCCGTGATCGCCGAGTTTCGAGGGCACTCCCGCACCATTGCGGGAACGTGGCTGGCGGGCGCGGACAACGCGGCCACAGAAAAATAG
- the paaB gene encoding 1,2-phenylacetyl-CoA epoxidase subunit PaaB, whose product MATPTIPLWEVFIRSRNGLAHKHVGSLHATDATLALQAARDIYTRRGEGLSIWVVPSNAITASDPAEKGMMFEPAESKIYRHPTFYDVPEEVGHM is encoded by the coding sequence ATGGCGACGCCAACCATTCCGCTCTGGGAAGTGTTCATCCGCAGCCGCAACGGGCTGGCGCACAAGCACGTCGGCTCGCTGCACGCCACCGACGCCACGCTGGCGCTGCAGGCCGCGCGCGACATCTACACCCGCCGCGGCGAGGGTCTTTCGATCTGGGTGGTGCCGTCGAACGCGATCACCGCTTCCGACCCGGCCGAGAAGGGCATGATGTTCGAGCCGGCGGAGTCGAAGATCTACCGGCACCCGACGTTTTACGACGTGCCGGAGGAAGTCGGGCATATGTGA
- the paaA gene encoding 1,2-phenylacetyl-CoA epoxidase subunit PaaA, protein MYTQALNSSEGEDRNIEDAARAAQFQARIDAEERIEPNDWMPAAYRKTLTRQISQHAHSEIVGMLPEGNWITRAPSLRRKAALLAKVQDECGHGLYLYAAAETLGSSREELVDLMLAGKAKYSSIFNYPTLTWADIGTIGWLVDGAAIMNQIPLCRCSYGPYARAMIRVCKEESFHQRQGFEIMVTLCRGTAEQKAMAQDALNRWWWPVLMMFGPPDQASQHSDTSTKWKIKRFSNDELRQKFVDATVPQAQFLGLTIPDPGMKQNENGSWEYSAIDWDEFKQVLAGNGPCNRDRLAARRKAHDDGAWVREAASAYAEKRRQRAALQAAE, encoded by the coding sequence ATGTATACGCAGGCGCTCAATTCGTCCGAGGGCGAAGACCGTAATATTGAGGACGCCGCGCGGGCCGCGCAGTTCCAGGCGCGCATCGACGCCGAGGAGCGCATCGAGCCGAACGACTGGATGCCGGCGGCCTACCGCAAAACCCTGACCCGGCAGATTTCACAGCACGCGCATTCCGAAATCGTCGGCATGCTGCCCGAGGGCAACTGGATCACGCGGGCGCCGTCGCTGCGCCGCAAGGCGGCGCTGCTGGCCAAGGTACAGGACGAGTGCGGTCACGGACTCTATCTCTATGCCGCCGCCGAGACGCTGGGCTCCTCGCGCGAGGAACTGGTCGACCTGATGCTGGCGGGGAAGGCCAAGTATTCGTCGATCTTCAATTACCCGACGCTGACCTGGGCCGATATCGGCACCATCGGCTGGCTGGTCGATGGCGCCGCGATCATGAACCAGATCCCGCTGTGCCGCTGTTCCTACGGCCCTTACGCGCGCGCGATGATCCGCGTCTGCAAGGAAGAGTCGTTCCATCAGCGCCAGGGTTTTGAAATTATGGTGACGCTGTGCCGCGGCACCGCGGAGCAGAAGGCGATGGCGCAGGATGCGCTGAACCGGTGGTGGTGGCCGGTGCTGATGATGTTCGGCCCGCCCGACCAGGCGAGCCAGCACTCGGACACATCGACCAAGTGGAAGATCAAGCGGTTTTCCAACGACGAGCTGCGGCAAAAATTCGTCGACGCCACCGTGCCGCAGGCGCAGTTTTTGGGGCTCACCATTCCCGATCCCGGAATGAAGCAGAACGAAAACGGCAGTTGGGAATACAGCGCGATCGACTGGGACGAGTTCAAGCAGGTGCTCGCCGGCAACGGCCCCTGCAACCGCGACCGGCTGGCGGCGCGGCGCAAGGCGCATGACGACGGCGCCTGGGTGCGCGAGGCGGCATCGGCCTATGCCGAGAAGCGCAGGCAGCGCGCCGCCTTGCAGGCCGCCGAATAG
- the paaC gene encoding 1,2-phenylacetyl-CoA epoxidase subunit PaaC: protein MTAGNITVSETPLVLYTLRRADDALILGHRLSEWCGHAPMLEEDMALANMGLDLLGQARELYSYAAKAEGRDNDEDKFAYLRDVRQYRNLLLLEQPNGDFARTMVRQFFYAAFADLYWRAMMRSADATLAAIAAKSEKESAYHLRHSSEWIVRLGDGTEESHRRAQEAIDLLWAFTGEMFEIDDSERGLIDAGIAVDPVPLRAQWMKTITGVVAEATLALPNNGWMQQGGRSGRHSEHLGHLLSELQSMPRTFPGATW, encoded by the coding sequence ATGACCGCAGGCAACATCACCGTCTCCGAAACGCCGCTGGTGCTCTACACCCTGCGTCGCGCCGACGACGCGCTGATCCTCGGGCACCGGCTGTCGGAATGGTGCGGCCACGCGCCGATGCTGGAAGAGGACATGGCGCTGGCCAACATGGGCCTCGACCTGCTCGGGCAGGCGCGCGAGCTCTATTCCTACGCGGCGAAAGCCGAGGGCAGAGACAATGACGAGGACAAGTTCGCCTATCTGCGCGACGTCAGGCAGTATCGCAATCTGTTGCTGCTGGAACAGCCGAACGGCGATTTTGCCCGCACCATGGTGCGGCAGTTTTTCTACGCGGCGTTTGCCGACCTCTACTGGCGGGCGATGATGCGCTCGGCCGACGCGACGCTGGCCGCGATTGCGGCAAAATCGGAAAAGGAAAGCGCCTACCATCTGCGCCATTCCTCGGAGTGGATCGTCCGCCTTGGCGACGGCACCGAGGAAAGCCACCGCCGCGCGCAGGAAGCGATCGATCTGCTCTGGGCCTTCACCGGCGAAATGTTCGAAATCGACGACAGCGAGCGTGGGCTGATCGATGCCGGCATTGCTGTCGATCCCGTGCCGTTGCGTGCGCAGTGGATGAAGACGATCACGGGCGTCGTTGCCGAGGCGACGCTTGCCTTGCCGAACAACGGCTGGATGCAGCAGGGCGGCCGCAGCGGGCGGCATAGCGAGCATCTCGGCCATCTCCTCAGCGAATTGCAATCGATGCCGCGCACCTTTCCGGGGGCGACATGGTAG
- the paaE gene encoding 1,2-phenylacetyl-CoA epoxidase subunit PaaE yields MSHAPRFHRLAVNDLRREAADAVSMTFAIPKELEGDYSFTPGQYLTLRTTMDGEEVRRSYSICSGPDDGELRIAVKKVDGGAFSSWAADELKSGDELDVMTPTGRFGIVHAPQEARVYVGFAAGSGITPILSIAKGVLAREPDSRFFLFYGNRSTSSMLFLEELEELKDRFLQRFSLFHVLSGEEQDIPILHGRLDGEKVRVLLRSLVPASRVDHVFICGPTGMSEDVETTCREIGIAEDRIHVERFVSEFGGKPRPKKVIETSAPPKAMAALIIDGKRREVPVADEESILDAALRAGMDLPFACKGGMCSTCRAKLVEGEAQMEVNYSLEPWELKAGFILTCQARPCSDKVVVDYDHV; encoded by the coding sequence ATGTCCCACGCCCCGCGCTTTCACCGTCTGGCCGTCAACGATCTGCGCCGCGAAGCGGCGGATGCCGTGTCGATGACGTTCGCGATCCCGAAGGAGCTGGAAGGCGACTACAGCTTTACACCGGGCCAATACCTCACCTTGCGCACCACCATGGACGGCGAGGAAGTGCGCCGCTCCTACTCGATCTGTTCCGGGCCCGACGACGGCGAACTGCGCATCGCGGTCAAGAAAGTCGACGGCGGCGCGTTCTCGAGCTGGGCCGCGGATGAGCTGAAATCCGGCGACGAGCTCGACGTGATGACGCCGACCGGGCGGTTCGGCATCGTGCACGCGCCCCAGGAGGCGAGGGTCTATGTCGGCTTTGCCGCCGGCAGCGGCATCACGCCGATCCTGTCGATCGCCAAGGGCGTGCTGGCGCGCGAGCCCGACAGCCGCTTCTTCCTGTTCTACGGCAACCGCTCGACCTCGAGCATGCTGTTCCTCGAGGAGCTCGAGGAATTGAAGGATCGCTTCCTGCAGCGGTTCTCGCTGTTCCATGTCCTATCGGGCGAAGAGCAGGATATTCCGATCCTGCATGGCCGGCTCGACGGCGAAAAGGTTCGCGTGCTGCTGCGCTCGCTGGTGCCGGCCTCGCGGGTCGATCACGTCTTCATCTGCGGCCCCACCGGGATGAGCGAGGATGTCGAGACGACCTGCCGCGAGATCGGCATTGCCGAGGACCGCATCCACGTCGAGCGCTTCGTCTCTGAATTCGGCGGCAAGCCGCGCCCGAAGAAGGTCATTGAAACATCCGCGCCACCCAAGGCGATGGCTGCACTGATCATCGACGGCAAGCGCCGCGAGGTGCCGGTCGCTGACGAGGAGTCCATTCTGGATGCCGCGCTGCGCGCCGGTATGGATCTGCCGTTCGCCTGCAAGGGCGGCATGTGCTCGACCTGCCGCGCCAAGCTGGTCGAGGGCGAGGCGCAGATGGAAGTCAATTATTCGCTGGAGCCGTGGGAGCTGAAGGCGGGGTTTATCCTCACTTGCCAGGCGCGGCCGTGCTCGGACAAGGTGGTGGTAGATTACGACCACGTATAA
- the paaD gene encoding 1,2-phenylacetyl-CoA epoxidase subunit PaaD — translation MVAVLDDIDLRRRAWEAASTVVDPEIPVLTIADLGVLREVEVHDGRVEVAITPTYSGCPAMNMIALEIELALERAGIARPTVRTVLSPAWTTDWMSEDGRTKLREYGIAPPQASGSRRALFGEQQVACPQCGSVNTEVLSEFGSTSCKALWRCKSCREPFDYFKCH, via the coding sequence ATGGTAGCCGTTCTCGACGACATCGATCTGCGCCGGCGCGCCTGGGAAGCCGCCTCTACGGTGGTTGACCCCGAAATCCCGGTGCTGACCATTGCCGATCTCGGCGTGCTGCGCGAGGTGGAAGTGCACGACGGCCGCGTCGAGGTCGCGATCACGCCAACCTATTCCGGCTGTCCGGCCATGAACATGATCGCGCTGGAAATCGAGCTGGCGCTGGAGCGCGCCGGCATCGCGCGGCCGACGGTTCGCACCGTGCTGTCGCCGGCCTGGACCACGGACTGGATGAGCGAGGACGGCCGCACCAAGCTCAGGGAATACGGCATCGCGCCGCCGCAGGCGTCAGGCTCGCGCCGCGCGCTGTTCGGCGAGCAGCAGGTGGCCTGTCCGCAATGCGGTTCCGTGAATACCGAAGTGCTGTCCGAGTTCGGCTCGACCTCCTGCAAGGCGCTGTGGCGCTGCAAGAGCTGCCGCGAACCCTTTGATTATTTCAAGTGTCATTGA
- a CDS encoding quinone oxidoreductase family protein, whose product MPAPEKSDVRSIQARCVRLPAKAADAASISPVVESLTLSRGDDDLLIEVRAAAVNPSDVKAATGLMPYAVFPRTPGRDYAGVVIDGPDGWRGREVFGSSGDLGIRRDGTHATHLVVEADAVVEKPGSISWEEAAGIGVPFVTAMEGLRRAGIPKAGETVLVMGVNGKVGQAATQIASWHGARVIGVVRRAEPYEGHSNSSVEVIDTSAADVAARVREITGGKGADIVFNTVGDPYFEAAHKSLALRGRQILIAAIDRIVPFNILEFYRGQHTYVGIDTLGLSSVATGAVLRELGPGFADGRLRPFPIRPNAVYPLEQAKAAFMAVAGSSRDRVILRPSA is encoded by the coding sequence ATGCCAGCTCCCGAGAAGTCCGACGTTCGATCCATCCAGGCCCGCTGCGTGCGGCTGCCGGCGAAGGCCGCCGATGCCGCGTCGATTTCCCCGGTGGTCGAGAGCCTCACGCTGTCGCGCGGCGACGACGACCTGCTGATCGAGGTCAGGGCGGCCGCCGTCAATCCATCCGATGTGAAGGCCGCGACCGGGCTGATGCCTTATGCGGTGTTCCCGCGCACGCCGGGCCGCGACTATGCGGGGGTCGTGATCGACGGACCCGACGGGTGGCGCGGCCGCGAGGTGTTCGGCTCGTCCGGTGATCTCGGCATTCGCCGCGACGGCACGCATGCGACGCATCTCGTGGTCGAGGCGGACGCGGTCGTTGAAAAGCCCGGAAGCATTTCATGGGAAGAGGCCGCCGGCATCGGCGTGCCGTTCGTGACCGCGATGGAAGGGCTGCGCCGGGCCGGCATTCCGAAGGCCGGCGAGACCGTGCTGGTCATGGGCGTCAACGGCAAGGTCGGGCAGGCGGCGACACAGATCGCAAGCTGGCATGGCGCGCGCGTGATCGGTGTCGTGCGCAGGGCCGAGCCGTATGAAGGGCACAGCAATTCGAGCGTCGAGGTGATCGATACGTCTGCGGCCGACGTTGCGGCGCGCGTGCGCGAGATTACCGGCGGCAAGGGCGCCGACATCGTGTTCAACACCGTCGGCGATCCTTATTTCGAGGCTGCGCACAAATCGCTCGCCCTGCGCGGGCGGCAGATCCTGATCGCCGCGATCGATCGCATCGTGCCGTTCAACATACTCGAGTTCTACCGCGGCCAGCACACCTATGTGGGCATCGATACGCTCGGCCTGTCGTCGGTCGCGACCGGCGCGGTGCTGCGCGAGCTCGGGCCCGGATTTGCCGACGGGCGTCTCAGGCCGTTCCCGATCAGGCCGAACGCGGTTTATCCGCTGGAGCAGGCGAAGGCGGCCTTCATGGCCGTGGCCGGTTCGTCGCGCGACCGCGTGATCCTGCGGCCCTCGGCTTAG
- a CDS encoding esterase/lipase family protein, giving the protein MSVAAQTLSPPSKTLMFLEGRAFSELGAFLGALPLLSLAPRGDGHPVLVLPGLVASDASTRPLRSFLKGRGYAVSGWKQGRNLGLRHGVQDAMVDLVHEMNDTHGRKVSLVGWSLGGLYARQLAKMMPERVRTVITLGSPFASGPKATNAWRVYELASGRSAEEEDHRFGGTLAGTPPVPTTAIFSRTDGVCAWQGCVEKTSATSESIEVESSHCGMGHHPAAVYAVADRLAQAEGEWAPFDRSGWRAMVYPNPHR; this is encoded by the coding sequence ATGTCCGTTGCTGCACAGACGCTTTCGCCGCCATCTAAAACGCTGATGTTTCTGGAGGGGCGAGCCTTTTCCGAATTGGGCGCGTTTCTCGGCGCGCTGCCGCTGCTGAGCCTTGCTCCCCGCGGCGATGGTCATCCCGTTCTGGTGTTGCCCGGGCTTGTTGCATCCGACGCATCCACCCGTCCGCTGCGCAGCTTTCTCAAGGGCCGCGGCTACGCCGTTTCGGGCTGGAAGCAGGGCCGCAATCTCGGCCTGCGCCATGGCGTGCAGGACGCGATGGTCGATCTGGTGCACGAGATGAACGACACGCACGGCCGCAAGGTTTCGCTGGTTGGCTGGAGCCTCGGCGGTCTCTACGCGCGCCAGCTCGCCAAGATGATGCCGGAGCGCGTGCGGACGGTGATCACGCTCGGCAGCCCGTTTGCATCAGGCCCGAAGGCGACCAACGCCTGGCGGGTGTACGAACTGGCAAGCGGCCGCAGCGCCGAGGAAGAAGACCACCGTTTCGGCGGCACGCTGGCGGGAACCCCGCCGGTGCCGACCACGGCAATCTTCAGCCGCACCGATGGTGTCTGCGCGTGGCAGGGCTGTGTCGAGAAGACCTCGGCGACGTCGGAGAGCATCGAGGTCGAGAGCAGCCATTGCGGCATGGGCCATCACCCGGCCGCGGTCTATGCAGTGGCCGATCGGCTGGCGCAGGCGGAAGGTGAGTGGGCGCCGTTTGATCGGAGCGGGTGGCGCGCTATGGTTTATCCGAACCCGCACCGGTAA
- the paaK gene encoding phenylacetate--CoA ligase PaaK, with protein MAMAKLKSGGSSYSAELDEAERASRDEIMALQTTRLAWSLGHAYDNVAHYRKAFDAAGVHPSDFQQLADLAKFPFTAKTDLRDNYPFKMFAVPREKLVRIHASSGTTGKPIVVGYTQGDIDIWADVMARSIRAAGGRSGMIIHNAYGYGLFTGGLGVHNGAEKLGCTVVPVSGGMTERQVQLINDFRPDIITVTPSYMLAILDEFKRQGLDPRQSSLKFGIFGAEPWTNAMRLEIEQAFDMDATDIYGLSEVIGPGVAQECVETKDGLHIWEDHFYPEVIDPETGAVLPDGEKGELVFTSLTKEGFPIIRYRTRDLTRLLPGTARPGMRRMEKVTGRSDDMIILRGVNVFPTQIEEALLATDWCGGHFIIELTREGRMDEMTVLAEARPESWDASGLDSHAEKVSIFIKNTIGITARIRAVAPDTLERSLGKAKRVYDKRPKG; from the coding sequence ATGGCCATGGCAAAACTGAAATCCGGCGGAAGCAGCTACAGCGCCGAACTGGACGAGGCCGAGCGCGCCTCGCGCGACGAGATCATGGCGCTGCAGACCACGCGCCTCGCCTGGTCGCTGGGACATGCCTACGACAACGTCGCGCATTACCGCAAAGCCTTTGACGCCGCCGGCGTGCACCCGTCCGACTTCCAACAGCTTGCCGATCTCGCAAAATTTCCGTTCACGGCAAAGACGGACCTCCGCGACAATTATCCCTTCAAGATGTTTGCGGTGCCGCGCGAAAAACTGGTCCGCATCCATGCGTCCTCGGGCACGACGGGCAAGCCGATCGTGGTCGGCTACACCCAGGGCGATATCGACATCTGGGCGGACGTGATGGCGCGCTCGATCCGCGCCGCCGGCGGGCGTAGCGGCATGATCATCCACAACGCCTATGGCTACGGCCTGTTCACCGGCGGGCTCGGCGTGCATAACGGCGCTGAAAAGCTCGGCTGCACGGTGGTGCCGGTGTCCGGCGGGATGACCGAGCGGCAGGTGCAGCTGATCAATGATTTCCGGCCCGATATCATCACGGTGACGCCGAGCTACATGCTGGCGATCCTGGATGAGTTCAAGCGGCAGGGGCTCGACCCGCGCCAGTCCTCGCTGAAGTTCGGCATCTTCGGCGCCGAGCCCTGGACCAATGCGATGCGGCTGGAGATCGAGCAGGCGTTCGACATGGATGCGACCGACATCTACGGCCTATCGGAAGTGATCGGCCCCGGCGTGGCGCAGGAATGCGTGGAGACCAAGGACGGCCTGCACATCTGGGAGGATCATTTCTATCCCGAGGTGATCGACCCCGAGACCGGCGCCGTGCTGCCCGACGGCGAGAAGGGCGAACTGGTGTTCACCTCGCTCACCAAGGAGGGCTTTCCGATCATCCGCTACCGCACCCGTGACCTGACCCGGCTGCTGCCGGGCACGGCGCGGCCGGGCATGCGGCGGATGGAGAAGGTCACCGGGCGCTCCGACGACATGATCATTTTGCGCGGGGTCAACGTGTTCCCGACCCAGATCGAGGAAGCGCTGCTGGCGACCGACTGGTGCGGCGGCCATTTCATCATCGAGCTGACGCGGGAAGGGCGGATGGACGAGATGACCGTGCTCGCCGAGGCCCGCCCGGAAAGCTGGGACGCCAGCGGCCTCGACTCGCACGCCGAAAAGGTCTCGATCTTCATCAAGAACACCATCGGCATCACCGCCCGCATCAGGGCCGTCGCCCCCGACACGCTGGAACGCTCGCTCGGCAAGGCCAAACGTGTTTACGACAAGCGGCCGAAAGGGTAA
- a CDS encoding YeeE/YedE family protein — MDSGNIVVISGLLIGLIYGSVGLLSGFCLLSGLRGFWAEGDGRLLRTYALAIGVAVAGTQLLAAAGLADIGKSIYLQASFSAPVMFFGGLLFGYGMVLSNGCGSRALVLLGRGNLRSFVVVVVLAIVGQMTLKGLIAPARVAMVGASQTTATANSVPALLAAAGLSEAAARMLAASIVSAALIIFAFSHPAFRRSPGQIAAGLAVGLLVVVGWFVTGYLGADDFKPAPVTSLTFIAPIADALQYVMLSTGSTLNFGIATVFGVFAGSLVTALLTGRFHLEGYHSPRHMLRSGGGAALMGAGGVMAFGCSIGQGLTGFSTLALASLIAFAGILVGSAAGLRGALRVRPLATA, encoded by the coding sequence CTGGACAGTGGCAATATCGTCGTCATCAGCGGACTGCTGATCGGCCTCATCTATGGATCGGTCGGATTGTTGAGCGGGTTTTGCCTGCTCTCGGGCCTGCGGGGTTTCTGGGCCGAAGGCGATGGCCGGCTGCTGCGGACCTACGCGCTGGCGATCGGCGTGGCTGTGGCGGGGACGCAGTTGCTGGCGGCGGCGGGCCTCGCCGATATCGGCAAATCGATCTACCTGCAGGCATCGTTCTCCGCGCCGGTGATGTTCTTCGGGGGCCTCCTGTTCGGCTACGGCATGGTGCTGTCGAACGGCTGCGGTTCGCGCGCGCTGGTGCTGCTCGGGCGCGGCAACCTCCGTTCCTTCGTGGTGGTCGTGGTGCTGGCGATCGTCGGACAGATGACGCTCAAGGGCCTGATCGCGCCGGCGCGGGTCGCGATGGTCGGCGCGTCGCAGACCACGGCAACGGCAAATTCGGTGCCGGCACTGCTTGCCGCCGCGGGCTTGAGCGAGGCGGCCGCGCGGATGCTGGCGGCTTCGATCGTCTCGGCGGCGCTGATCATCTTCGCCTTTTCTCATCCGGCGTTCCGGCGCTCGCCGGGCCAGATCGCTGCGGGACTTGCGGTCGGCCTGCTGGTGGTGGTGGGCTGGTTTGTCACCGGCTATCTCGGCGCCGACGATTTCAAGCCGGCACCCGTGACCTCGCTGACCTTCATCGCCCCGATCGCCGACGCGCTGCAATACGTCATGCTGTCGACGGGATCGACGCTGAATTTCGGCATCGCCACCGTGTTCGGCGTGTTTGCCGGCAGCCTGGTGACCGCGCTCCTGACCGGGCGTTTCCATCTCGAAGGCTATCATTCGCCGCGCCACATGCTGCGCTCTGGCGGCGGCGCGGCGTTGATGGGCGCAGGCGGCGTGATGGCGTTCGGCTGCTCGATCGGGCAGGGCCTGACCGGATTTTCCACCCTGGCGCTGGCATCGCTGATCGCCTTTGCCGGGATACTGGTCGGCAGCGCCGCGGGGCTTCGCGGCGCGCTCCGTGTCCGCCCGCTGGCGACGGCTTAA
- the paaX gene encoding phenylacetic acid degradation operon negative regulatory protein PaaX, whose protein sequence is MPPPLARIIQQLKREPSRTGSIVVTLFGDAIVPRGGSVWLGTLLEFFEQLDIDASAVRTAMSRLTADGWFERIKIGRNSFYRLVQSGRQTFDIATKHIYGPPASDWTGRFELLLIGNGGDRELAREALKNAGFGSPLPGVWVAPSGVPVPEEAAGAIRLEVSAEDDSGRRLLSESWPLDRTADAYLKFMKTFEPLHRWILGGETLTDADALTARVLLIHHYRRVVLRDPLLPTALLPSDWPGRAARALCAGIYRDLLPASEQWLDRHATNEAGPLPKPGAELAKRFANR, encoded by the coding sequence ATGCCGCCGCCGCTTGCCCGCATCATCCAGCAGTTGAAGCGCGAACCTTCGCGCACCGGGTCGATCGTCGTCACCCTGTTCGGCGACGCCATCGTGCCGCGTGGCGGCTCGGTCTGGCTTGGCACGCTGCTGGAATTCTTTGAACAACTCGACATCGACGCCAGCGCGGTACGCACCGCGATGTCGCGGCTGACTGCGGACGGCTGGTTCGAGCGCATTAAAATCGGTCGCAACAGCTTCTACCGTCTGGTGCAGAGCGGGCGGCAAACGTTTGATATCGCGACGAAACACATCTACGGGCCGCCGGCGTCCGACTGGACCGGACGATTCGAGCTGCTGCTGATCGGCAACGGCGGCGATCGCGAGTTGGCGCGCGAGGCGCTGAAGAACGCCGGCTTTGGCAGTCCGCTACCGGGCGTCTGGGTGGCGCCGTCGGGCGTGCCGGTGCCGGAGGAGGCGGCCGGCGCTATCCGTCTCGAAGTCTCTGCCGAGGACGACAGCGGGCGGCGCCTGCTCAGTGAAAGCTGGCCGCTCGATCGCACCGCGGACGCCTACCTCAAATTCATGAAGACCTTTGAGCCGCTGCACCGCTGGATTCTCGGGGGCGAGACGTTGACGGATGCGGACGCCCTCACCGCGCGCGTGCTCCTGATCCACCATTACCGCCGCGTCGTACTCCGCGATCCGTTGCTGCCGACAGCGCTGTTGCCTTCGGACTGGCCGGGCCGGGCGGCCCGGGCGCTGTGCGCCGGGATCTATCGCGACCTGCTTCCCGCGTCCGAACAATGGCTTGACCGCCACGCCACCAATGAAGCCGGTCCGTTGCCGAAGCCGGGCGCGGAACTTGCGAAGCGCTTTGCCAACCGATAG
- a CDS encoding DUF445 domain-containing protein, which yields MSLPATFAIDSPGDAARAAELRRVKLLATSVLAATFVIFLGAKALLPVHPVFGFIAAFAEAATIGGLADWYAVVALFKRPLGLPIPHTAIIQSNQQRIADKLGEFIEVHFLEAAPVEAKLRQIDFGSFIADWLRDRKRSEDLARFALRLLPEAVAATENSGLITFVSRRIASQLMAIDLAPLAAGTLRAFVKEGRHRGLLDDLLRGVHDTMHQAETMAMIREKIRSELPTLLKLYRADKFLVNRIVASATSFFEEVRNDPAHPFRGEFDRMILSFVDRLETDPAYAERIQGLKRDLLARPELAGLARHVWENLRSFIERSASGETQVLQQYLVRMFMTAGEALAGDAELRAEINQGLVAVLRTVVAEQKSGVSTFISDQVKSWDMGQLIALIEINIGRDLQYIRFNGSLIGGLAGLALYTLEYLLRLL from the coding sequence ATGAGCCTTCCCGCCACCTTCGCCATCGACAGCCCCGGCGACGCCGCGCGCGCCGCCGAGCTGCGGCGCGTGAAGCTTCTGGCGACGTCGGTGCTCGCGGCGACATTCGTGATTTTCCTCGGCGCCAAGGCGCTGCTGCCGGTGCACCCCGTATTCGGCTTCATCGCGGCCTTCGCCGAGGCCGCGACCATCGGCGGCCTCGCCGACTGGTATGCGGTGGTGGCGCTGTTCAAGCGGCCACTGGGGCTGCCGATCCCCCACACCGCGATCATCCAGAGCAACCAGCAGCGCATCGCCGACAAGCTCGGCGAATTCATCGAGGTGCACTTCCTCGAGGCCGCGCCGGTCGAAGCCAAGCTGCGGCAGATCGATTTCGGCTCGTTCATCGCCGACTGGCTGCGCGACCGCAAGCGCAGCGAGGATCTGGCGCGCTTTGCCTTGCGGCTGCTGCCGGAAGCGGTGGCGGCGACGGAAAATTCCGGGCTGATCACCTTCGTCAGCCGCCGTATCGCGTCGCAACTGATGGCGATCGATCTCGCGCCGCTCGCCGCCGGCACGCTGCGCGCGTTCGTCAAGGAGGGACGTCATCGGGGCCTGCTCGACGATCTCCTGCGCGGGGTGCACGACACGATGCATCAGGCCGAAACCATGGCCATGATCCGCGAGAAAATCCGCAGCGAACTGCCGACGCTGCTGAAACTCTATCGCGCCGACAAGTTTCTGGTGAACAGGATCGTGGCGTCGGCCACGTCGTTCTTCGAGGAGGTTCGCAACGATCCGGCGCATCCGTTTCGCGGCGAGTTCGACCGGATGATCCTGAGCTTCGTCGATCGCCTCGAAACCGATCCCGCCTATGCCGAACGTATCCAGGGCCTAAAGCGCGATCTGCTCGCGCGCCCTGAACTCGCGGGCCTTGCGCGTCACGTCTGGGAGAATCTGCGCTCGTTCATCGAACGCAGCGCCTCGGGCGAGACCCAGGTGCTGCAGCAATATCTGGTGCGCATGTTCATGACCGCGGGCGAGGCGCTGGCGGGCGATGCCGAGCTGCGCGCCGAAATCAATCAGGGCCTCGTCGCCGTGCTGCGAACGGTGGTCGCCGAACAGAAAAGCGGCGTCTCCACCTTCATCTCCGATCAGGTGAAATCCTGGGACATGGGCCAGCTGATCGCGCTGATCGAGATCAACATCGGCCGCGACCTGCAATACATCCGCTTCAACGGTTCGCTGATCGGCGGGCTGGCCGGGCTCGCGCTCTACACCCTCGAATACCTGCTGCGGCTGCTGTGA